A genome region from Macadamia integrifolia cultivar HAES 741 unplaced genomic scaffold, SCU_Mint_v3 scaffold1023, whole genome shotgun sequence includes the following:
- the LOC122062421 gene encoding phosphoinositide phospholipase C 6-like isoform X7, which produces MGSYKMLSCFNRKFEIGEAELQIEPPEDVRAAFNDYSENGNYMTAGLLHRFLVEDQGEVNATIADAECIIQKVIQQRHHITKYAGHMFTLDDFFHFIFSDDLNAPIKNEVHQDMTAPLSHYFIYTGHNSYLTGNQLSSDCSDIPIMKALKRGVRVIELDMWPNSSKDDVHVLHGRTLTSPVSLIQCLRSIKEHAFSASPYPVIITLEDHLTPDLQDKVAEMVTQTFGELLFYPESECVVGFPSPEALKYRIILSTKRPESRSFQDKESNSQKVKHMPDEDLVGKMGSDLMAEPESTDYKSDSDPQDDEDMDECYRYARQFGAPQYKSLITIPSGKPKGSLKLALKVERDKVRRLSLSEQAFEKATVSLGTEVVRFTQANILRVYPKVTRVTSSNYNPLMGWMHGAQMVAFNMQGYGKSLWLMHGMFRSNGGCGYVKKPGFLMNVGPHIDIFYPKATLPVNKTLKVRVYLGNGWCLDFSQTHFSASSPPDIYTRRLRRAYSWHSLETLDIIFLLKMSRLD; this is translated from the exons ATGGGGAGCTATAAGATGTTATCCTGCTTTAATAGGAAGTTCGAGATCGGAGAGGCTGAGCTTCAGATTGAACCTCCGGAGGATGTGAGAGCTGCCTTCAACGATTACTCCGAAAATGGGAATTACATGACAGCCGGGCTGCTCCATCGTTTCTTGGTTGAGGATCAGGGCGAGGTCAATGCGACAATCGCCGATGCGGAGTGTATCATTCAGAAGGTTATTCAACAACGACACCACATTACTAAATACGCTGGGCATATGTTCACTCTAGACGATTTCTTCCATTTCATCTTCTCTGATGATCTCAATGCCCCCATTAAAAACGAG GTTCATCAAGATATGACTGCTCCATTGTcccattattttatatatacaGGCCACAATTCTTATCTGACTGGGAACCAACTTAGTAGTGATTGCAGTGACATCCCAATTATGAAGGCACTGAAGAGAGGTGTAAGAGTGATTGAGCTGGATATGTGGCCAAATTCTTCAAAAGATGATGTGCATGTTCTTCATGGAAG GACCCTGACTTCTCCTGTTTCACTCATCCAATGCTTGAGGTCCATTAAAGAGCATGCCTTTTCTGCATCACCATACCCTGTCATCATTACACTTGAAGACCACCTTACTCCAGATCTTCAGGATAAAGTAGCTGAG ATGGTCACCCAGACATTTGGAGAATTGCTGTTCTACCCTGAATCAGAGTGTGTGGTGGGATTCCCCTCACCGGAAGCACTAAAATATCGGATTATTCTTTCAACCAAGCGACCAGAGTCTAGGAGTTTCCAGGACAAAGAAAGTAACTCACAAAAAGTTAAACATATGCCAGATGAAGATCTAGTGGGTAAGATGGGCTCAGACCTGATGGCTGAACCTGAATCTACTGATTATAAG AGTGACTCTGATCCtcaagatgatgaagatatgGATGAATGTTATCGTTATGCACGCCAGTTTGGAGCGCCTCAATACAAGAGTCTAATTACCATTCCTTCTGGGAAACCTAAGGGGAGTTTGAAACTAGCACTAAAAGTAGAGCGCGATAAAGTTAGACGTCTTAGTTTGAGTGAACAAGCATTTGAAAAGGCTACAGTATCTCTTGGGACTGAGGTTGTAAG GTTCACCCAAGCAAATATTTTGAGGGTATACCCAAAGGTTACACGTGTTACCTCCTCAAATTACAACCCACTAATGGGATGGATGCATGGAGCtcaaatggttgcatttaatatGCAG GGATATGGAAAATCACTCTGGTTGATGCATGGTATGTTCAGATCCAATGGAGGGTGTGGTTATGTTAAAAAACCTGGTTTTCTGATGAATGTTGGCCCTCATATCGACATTTTTTACCCTAAAGCAACATTGCCAGTTAATAAAACTTTGAAG GTTAGAGTCTACCTGGGGAATGGATGGTGTTTGGATTTCAGTCAAACACATTTCAGTGCAAGCTCCCCTCCAGACATTTATACAAGG AGACTTCGAAGGGCTTACTCATGGCATAGTCTGGAGACTCTAGACATCATTTTTCTGCTCAAGATGAGTCGACTAGATTGA
- the LOC122062421 gene encoding phosphoinositide phospholipase C 6-like isoform X6, with protein MGSYKMLSCFNRKFEIGEAELQIEPPEDVRAAFNDYSENGNYMTAGLLHRFLVEDQGEVNATIADAECIIQKVIQQRHHITKYAGHMFTLDDFFHFIFSDDLNAPIKNEVHQDMTAPLSHYFIYTGHNSYLTGNQLSSDCSDIPIMKALKRGVRVIELDMWPNSSKDDVHVLHGRTLTSPVSLIQCLRSIKEHAFSASPYPVIITLEDHLTPDLQDKVAEMVTQTFGELLFYPESECVVGFPSPEALKYRIILSTKRPESRSFQDKESNSQKVKHMPDEDLVGKMGSDLMAEPESTDYKSDSDPQDDEDMDECYRYARQFGAPQYKSLITIPSGKPKGSLKLALKVERDKVRRLSLSEQAFEKATVSLGTEVVRFTQANILRVYPKVTRVTSSNYNPLMGWMHGAQMVAFNMQGYGKSLWLMHGMFRSNGGCGYVKKPGFLMNVGPHIDIFYPKATLPVNKTLKVRVYLGNGWCLDFSQTHFSASSPPDIYTRVTYLLHLQRLRRAYSWHSLETLDIIFLLKMSRLD; from the exons ATGGGGAGCTATAAGATGTTATCCTGCTTTAATAGGAAGTTCGAGATCGGAGAGGCTGAGCTTCAGATTGAACCTCCGGAGGATGTGAGAGCTGCCTTCAACGATTACTCCGAAAATGGGAATTACATGACAGCCGGGCTGCTCCATCGTTTCTTGGTTGAGGATCAGGGCGAGGTCAATGCGACAATCGCCGATGCGGAGTGTATCATTCAGAAGGTTATTCAACAACGACACCACATTACTAAATACGCTGGGCATATGTTCACTCTAGACGATTTCTTCCATTTCATCTTCTCTGATGATCTCAATGCCCCCATTAAAAACGAG GTTCATCAAGATATGACTGCTCCATTGTcccattattttatatatacaGGCCACAATTCTTATCTGACTGGGAACCAACTTAGTAGTGATTGCAGTGACATCCCAATTATGAAGGCACTGAAGAGAGGTGTAAGAGTGATTGAGCTGGATATGTGGCCAAATTCTTCAAAAGATGATGTGCATGTTCTTCATGGAAG GACCCTGACTTCTCCTGTTTCACTCATCCAATGCTTGAGGTCCATTAAAGAGCATGCCTTTTCTGCATCACCATACCCTGTCATCATTACACTTGAAGACCACCTTACTCCAGATCTTCAGGATAAAGTAGCTGAG ATGGTCACCCAGACATTTGGAGAATTGCTGTTCTACCCTGAATCAGAGTGTGTGGTGGGATTCCCCTCACCGGAAGCACTAAAATATCGGATTATTCTTTCAACCAAGCGACCAGAGTCTAGGAGTTTCCAGGACAAAGAAAGTAACTCACAAAAAGTTAAACATATGCCAGATGAAGATCTAGTGGGTAAGATGGGCTCAGACCTGATGGCTGAACCTGAATCTACTGATTATAAG AGTGACTCTGATCCtcaagatgatgaagatatgGATGAATGTTATCGTTATGCACGCCAGTTTGGAGCGCCTCAATACAAGAGTCTAATTACCATTCCTTCTGGGAAACCTAAGGGGAGTTTGAAACTAGCACTAAAAGTAGAGCGCGATAAAGTTAGACGTCTTAGTTTGAGTGAACAAGCATTTGAAAAGGCTACAGTATCTCTTGGGACTGAGGTTGTAAG GTTCACCCAAGCAAATATTTTGAGGGTATACCCAAAGGTTACACGTGTTACCTCCTCAAATTACAACCCACTAATGGGATGGATGCATGGAGCtcaaatggttgcatttaatatGCAG GGATATGGAAAATCACTCTGGTTGATGCATGGTATGTTCAGATCCAATGGAGGGTGTGGTTATGTTAAAAAACCTGGTTTTCTGATGAATGTTGGCCCTCATATCGACATTTTTTACCCTAAAGCAACATTGCCAGTTAATAAAACTTTGAAG GTTAGAGTCTACCTGGGGAATGGATGGTGTTTGGATTTCAGTCAAACACATTTCAGTGCAAGCTCCCCTCCAGACATTTATACAAGG GTAACTTATCTTTTGCATTTGCAGAGACTTCGAAGGGCTTACTCATGGCATAGTCTGGAGACTCTAGACATCATTTTTCTGCTCAAGATGAGTCGACTAGATTGA
- the LOC122062421 gene encoding phosphoinositide phospholipase C 6-like isoform X5, which translates to MTAGLLHRFLVEDQGEVNATIADAECIIQKVIQQRHHITKYAGHMFTLDDFFHFIFSDDLNAPIKNEVHQDMTAPLSHYFIYTGHNSYLTGNQLSSDCSDIPIMKALKRGVRVIELDMWPNSSKDDVHVLHGRTLTSPVSLIQCLRSIKEHAFSASPYPVIITLEDHLTPDLQDKVAEMVTQTFGELLFYPESECVVGFPSPEALKYRIILSTKRPESRSFQDKESNSQKVKHMPDEDLVGKMGSDLMAEPESTDYKSDSDPQDDEDMDECYRYARQFGAPQYKSLITIPSGKPKGSLKLALKVERDKVRRLSLSEQAFEKATVSLGTEVVRFTQANILRVYPKVTRVTSSNYNPLMGWMHGAQMVAFNMQGYGKSLWLMHGMFRSNGGCGYVKKPGFLMNVGPHIDIFYPKATLPVNKTLKVRVYLGNGWCLDFSQTHFSASSPPDIYTRVGIAGVPADSKMEKTKAIEDNWNPAWEEEFTFPLTVPELALLRIEVHWSMKFRDDFGGQTCLPVSELRPGIRAVPLFDRKGEKFKSVKLLMRDFEGLTHGIVWRL; encoded by the exons ATGACAGCCGGGCTGCTCCATCGTTTCTTGGTTGAGGATCAGGGCGAGGTCAATGCGACAATCGCCGATGCGGAGTGTATCATTCAGAAGGTTATTCAACAACGACACCACATTACTAAATACGCTGGGCATATGTTCACTCTAGACGATTTCTTCCATTTCATCTTCTCTGATGATCTCAATGCCCCCATTAAAAACGAG GTTCATCAAGATATGACTGCTCCATTGTcccattattttatatatacaGGCCACAATTCTTATCTGACTGGGAACCAACTTAGTAGTGATTGCAGTGACATCCCAATTATGAAGGCACTGAAGAGAGGTGTAAGAGTGATTGAGCTGGATATGTGGCCAAATTCTTCAAAAGATGATGTGCATGTTCTTCATGGAAG GACCCTGACTTCTCCTGTTTCACTCATCCAATGCTTGAGGTCCATTAAAGAGCATGCCTTTTCTGCATCACCATACCCTGTCATCATTACACTTGAAGACCACCTTACTCCAGATCTTCAGGATAAAGTAGCTGAG ATGGTCACCCAGACATTTGGAGAATTGCTGTTCTACCCTGAATCAGAGTGTGTGGTGGGATTCCCCTCACCGGAAGCACTAAAATATCGGATTATTCTTTCAACCAAGCGACCAGAGTCTAGGAGTTTCCAGGACAAAGAAAGTAACTCACAAAAAGTTAAACATATGCCAGATGAAGATCTAGTGGGTAAGATGGGCTCAGACCTGATGGCTGAACCTGAATCTACTGATTATAAG AGTGACTCTGATCCtcaagatgatgaagatatgGATGAATGTTATCGTTATGCACGCCAGTTTGGAGCGCCTCAATACAAGAGTCTAATTACCATTCCTTCTGGGAAACCTAAGGGGAGTTTGAAACTAGCACTAAAAGTAGAGCGCGATAAAGTTAGACGTCTTAGTTTGAGTGAACAAGCATTTGAAAAGGCTACAGTATCTCTTGGGACTGAGGTTGTAAG GTTCACCCAAGCAAATATTTTGAGGGTATACCCAAAGGTTACACGTGTTACCTCCTCAAATTACAACCCACTAATGGGATGGATGCATGGAGCtcaaatggttgcatttaatatGCAG GGATATGGAAAATCACTCTGGTTGATGCATGGTATGTTCAGATCCAATGGAGGGTGTGGTTATGTTAAAAAACCTGGTTTTCTGATGAATGTTGGCCCTCATATCGACATTTTTTACCCTAAAGCAACATTGCCAGTTAATAAAACTTTGAAG GTTAGAGTCTACCTGGGGAATGGATGGTGTTTGGATTTCAGTCAAACACATTTCAGTGCAAGCTCCCCTCCAGACATTTATACAAGG GTAGGCATAGCAGGAGTTCCAGCAGATTCCAAGATGGAGAAAACCAAGGCAATAGAGGATAACTGGAATCCTGCTTGGGAAGAAGAATTTACTTTTCCACTAACAGTTCCAGAACTGGCTTTGCTTCGAATTGAAGTACATTGGTCAATGAAATTTAGAGATGACTTTGGTGGACAGACATGTTTGCCTGTTTCAGAGTTGAGGCCAGGGATCCGTGCAGTCCCACTATTTGACCGCAAGGGTGAGAAGTTCAAGTCTGTAAAGCTTCTTATGAG AGACTTCGAAGGGCTTACTCATGGCATAGTCTGGAGACTCTAG
- the LOC122062421 gene encoding phosphoinositide phospholipase C 6-like isoform X10 — translation MKALKRGVRVIELDMWPNSSKDDVHVLHGRTLTSPVSLIQCLRSIKEHAFSASPYPVIITLEDHLTPDLQDKVAEMVTQTFGELLFYPESECVVGFPSPEALKYRIILSTKRPESRSFQDKESNSQKVKHMPDEDLVGKMGSDLMAEPESTDYKSDSDPQDDEDMDECYRYARQFGAPQYKSLITIPSGKPKGSLKLALKVERDKVRRLSLSEQAFEKATVSLGTEVVRFTQANILRVYPKVTRVTSSNYNPLMGWMHGAQMVAFNMQGYGKSLWLMHGMFRSNGGCGYVKKPGFLMNVGPHIDIFYPKATLPVNKTLKVRVYLGNGWCLDFSQTHFSASSPPDIYTRVGIAGVPADSKMEKTKAIEDNWNPAWEEEFTFPLTVPELALLRIEVHWSMKFRDDFGGQTCLPVSELRPGIRAVPLFDRKGEKFKSVKLLMRDFEGLTHGIVWRL, via the exons ATGAAGGCACTGAAGAGAGGTGTAAGAGTGATTGAGCTGGATATGTGGCCAAATTCTTCAAAAGATGATGTGCATGTTCTTCATGGAAG GACCCTGACTTCTCCTGTTTCACTCATCCAATGCTTGAGGTCCATTAAAGAGCATGCCTTTTCTGCATCACCATACCCTGTCATCATTACACTTGAAGACCACCTTACTCCAGATCTTCAGGATAAAGTAGCTGAG ATGGTCACCCAGACATTTGGAGAATTGCTGTTCTACCCTGAATCAGAGTGTGTGGTGGGATTCCCCTCACCGGAAGCACTAAAATATCGGATTATTCTTTCAACCAAGCGACCAGAGTCTAGGAGTTTCCAGGACAAAGAAAGTAACTCACAAAAAGTTAAACATATGCCAGATGAAGATCTAGTGGGTAAGATGGGCTCAGACCTGATGGCTGAACCTGAATCTACTGATTATAAG AGTGACTCTGATCCtcaagatgatgaagatatgGATGAATGTTATCGTTATGCACGCCAGTTTGGAGCGCCTCAATACAAGAGTCTAATTACCATTCCTTCTGGGAAACCTAAGGGGAGTTTGAAACTAGCACTAAAAGTAGAGCGCGATAAAGTTAGACGTCTTAGTTTGAGTGAACAAGCATTTGAAAAGGCTACAGTATCTCTTGGGACTGAGGTTGTAAG GTTCACCCAAGCAAATATTTTGAGGGTATACCCAAAGGTTACACGTGTTACCTCCTCAAATTACAACCCACTAATGGGATGGATGCATGGAGCtcaaatggttgcatttaatatGCAG GGATATGGAAAATCACTCTGGTTGATGCATGGTATGTTCAGATCCAATGGAGGGTGTGGTTATGTTAAAAAACCTGGTTTTCTGATGAATGTTGGCCCTCATATCGACATTTTTTACCCTAAAGCAACATTGCCAGTTAATAAAACTTTGAAG GTTAGAGTCTACCTGGGGAATGGATGGTGTTTGGATTTCAGTCAAACACATTTCAGTGCAAGCTCCCCTCCAGACATTTATACAAGG GTAGGCATAGCAGGAGTTCCAGCAGATTCCAAGATGGAGAAAACCAAGGCAATAGAGGATAACTGGAATCCTGCTTGGGAAGAAGAATTTACTTTTCCACTAACAGTTCCAGAACTGGCTTTGCTTCGAATTGAAGTACATTGGTCAATGAAATTTAGAGATGACTTTGGTGGACAGACATGTTTGCCTGTTTCAGAGTTGAGGCCAGGGATCCGTGCAGTCCCACTATTTGACCGCAAGGGTGAGAAGTTCAAGTCTGTAAAGCTTCTTATGAG AGACTTCGAAGGGCTTACTCATGGCATAGTCTGGAGACTCTAG
- the LOC122062421 gene encoding phosphoinositide phospholipase C 5-like isoform X1 has translation MGSYKMLSCFNRKFEIGEAELQIEPPEDVRAAFNDYSENGNYMTAGLLHRFLVEDQGEVNATIADAECIIQKVIQQRHHITKYAGHMFTLDDFFHFIFSDDLNAPIKNEVHQDMTAPLSHYFIYTGHNSYLTGNQLSSDCSDIPIMKALKRGVRVIELDMWPNSSKDDVHVLHGRTLTSPVSLIQCLRSIKEHAFSASPYPVIITLEDHLTPDLQDKVAEMVTQTFGELLFYPESECVVGFPSPEALKYRIILSTKRPESRSFQDKESNSQKVKHMPDEDLVGKMGSDLMAEPESTDYKSDSDPQDDEDMDECYRYARQFGAPQYKSLITIPSGKPKGSLKLALKVERDKVRRLSLSEQAFEKATVSLGTEVVRFTQANILRVYPKVTRVTSSNYNPLMGWMHGAQMVAFNMQGYGKSLWLMHGMFRSNGGCGYVKKPGFLMNVGPHIDIFYPKATLPVNKTLKVRVYLGNGWCLDFSQTHFSASSPPDIYTRVGIAGVPADSKMEKTKAIEDNWNPAWEEEFTFPLTVPELALLRIEVHWSMKFRDDFGGQTCLPVSELRPGIRAVPLFDRKGEKFKSVKLLMRDFEGLTHGIVWRL, from the exons ATGGGGAGCTATAAGATGTTATCCTGCTTTAATAGGAAGTTCGAGATCGGAGAGGCTGAGCTTCAGATTGAACCTCCGGAGGATGTGAGAGCTGCCTTCAACGATTACTCCGAAAATGGGAATTACATGACAGCCGGGCTGCTCCATCGTTTCTTGGTTGAGGATCAGGGCGAGGTCAATGCGACAATCGCCGATGCGGAGTGTATCATTCAGAAGGTTATTCAACAACGACACCACATTACTAAATACGCTGGGCATATGTTCACTCTAGACGATTTCTTCCATTTCATCTTCTCTGATGATCTCAATGCCCCCATTAAAAACGAG GTTCATCAAGATATGACTGCTCCATTGTcccattattttatatatacaGGCCACAATTCTTATCTGACTGGGAACCAACTTAGTAGTGATTGCAGTGACATCCCAATTATGAAGGCACTGAAGAGAGGTGTAAGAGTGATTGAGCTGGATATGTGGCCAAATTCTTCAAAAGATGATGTGCATGTTCTTCATGGAAG GACCCTGACTTCTCCTGTTTCACTCATCCAATGCTTGAGGTCCATTAAAGAGCATGCCTTTTCTGCATCACCATACCCTGTCATCATTACACTTGAAGACCACCTTACTCCAGATCTTCAGGATAAAGTAGCTGAG ATGGTCACCCAGACATTTGGAGAATTGCTGTTCTACCCTGAATCAGAGTGTGTGGTGGGATTCCCCTCACCGGAAGCACTAAAATATCGGATTATTCTTTCAACCAAGCGACCAGAGTCTAGGAGTTTCCAGGACAAAGAAAGTAACTCACAAAAAGTTAAACATATGCCAGATGAAGATCTAGTGGGTAAGATGGGCTCAGACCTGATGGCTGAACCTGAATCTACTGATTATAAG AGTGACTCTGATCCtcaagatgatgaagatatgGATGAATGTTATCGTTATGCACGCCAGTTTGGAGCGCCTCAATACAAGAGTCTAATTACCATTCCTTCTGGGAAACCTAAGGGGAGTTTGAAACTAGCACTAAAAGTAGAGCGCGATAAAGTTAGACGTCTTAGTTTGAGTGAACAAGCATTTGAAAAGGCTACAGTATCTCTTGGGACTGAGGTTGTAAG GTTCACCCAAGCAAATATTTTGAGGGTATACCCAAAGGTTACACGTGTTACCTCCTCAAATTACAACCCACTAATGGGATGGATGCATGGAGCtcaaatggttgcatttaatatGCAG GGATATGGAAAATCACTCTGGTTGATGCATGGTATGTTCAGATCCAATGGAGGGTGTGGTTATGTTAAAAAACCTGGTTTTCTGATGAATGTTGGCCCTCATATCGACATTTTTTACCCTAAAGCAACATTGCCAGTTAATAAAACTTTGAAG GTTAGAGTCTACCTGGGGAATGGATGGTGTTTGGATTTCAGTCAAACACATTTCAGTGCAAGCTCCCCTCCAGACATTTATACAAGG GTAGGCATAGCAGGAGTTCCAGCAGATTCCAAGATGGAGAAAACCAAGGCAATAGAGGATAACTGGAATCCTGCTTGGGAAGAAGAATTTACTTTTCCACTAACAGTTCCAGAACTGGCTTTGCTTCGAATTGAAGTACATTGGTCAATGAAATTTAGAGATGACTTTGGTGGACAGACATGTTTGCCTGTTTCAGAGTTGAGGCCAGGGATCCGTGCAGTCCCACTATTTGACCGCAAGGGTGAGAAGTTCAAGTCTGTAAAGCTTCTTATGAG AGACTTCGAAGGGCTTACTCATGGCATAGTCTGGAGACTCTAG
- the LOC122062421 gene encoding phosphoinositide phospholipase C 6-like isoform X9 produces MISMPPLKTSDIPIMKALKRGVRVIELDMWPNSSKDDVHVLHGRTLTSPVSLIQCLRSIKEHAFSASPYPVIITLEDHLTPDLQDKVAEMVTQTFGELLFYPESECVVGFPSPEALKYRIILSTKRPESRSFQDKESNSQKVKHMPDEDLVGKMGSDLMAEPESTDYKSDSDPQDDEDMDECYRYARQFGAPQYKSLITIPSGKPKGSLKLALKVERDKVRRLSLSEQAFEKATVSLGTEVVRFTQANILRVYPKVTRVTSSNYNPLMGWMHGAQMVAFNMQGYGKSLWLMHGMFRSNGGCGYVKKPGFLMNVGPHIDIFYPKATLPVNKTLKVRVYLGNGWCLDFSQTHFSASSPPDIYTRVGIAGVPADSKMEKTKAIEDNWNPAWEEEFTFPLTVPELALLRIEVHWSMKFRDDFGGQTCLPVSELRPGIRAVPLFDRKGEKFKSVKLLMRDFEGLTHGIVWRL; encoded by the exons ATGATCTCAATGCCCCCATTAAAAACGAG TGACATCCCAATTATGAAGGCACTGAAGAGAGGTGTAAGAGTGATTGAGCTGGATATGTGGCCAAATTCTTCAAAAGATGATGTGCATGTTCTTCATGGAAG GACCCTGACTTCTCCTGTTTCACTCATCCAATGCTTGAGGTCCATTAAAGAGCATGCCTTTTCTGCATCACCATACCCTGTCATCATTACACTTGAAGACCACCTTACTCCAGATCTTCAGGATAAAGTAGCTGAG ATGGTCACCCAGACATTTGGAGAATTGCTGTTCTACCCTGAATCAGAGTGTGTGGTGGGATTCCCCTCACCGGAAGCACTAAAATATCGGATTATTCTTTCAACCAAGCGACCAGAGTCTAGGAGTTTCCAGGACAAAGAAAGTAACTCACAAAAAGTTAAACATATGCCAGATGAAGATCTAGTGGGTAAGATGGGCTCAGACCTGATGGCTGAACCTGAATCTACTGATTATAAG AGTGACTCTGATCCtcaagatgatgaagatatgGATGAATGTTATCGTTATGCACGCCAGTTTGGAGCGCCTCAATACAAGAGTCTAATTACCATTCCTTCTGGGAAACCTAAGGGGAGTTTGAAACTAGCACTAAAAGTAGAGCGCGATAAAGTTAGACGTCTTAGTTTGAGTGAACAAGCATTTGAAAAGGCTACAGTATCTCTTGGGACTGAGGTTGTAAG GTTCACCCAAGCAAATATTTTGAGGGTATACCCAAAGGTTACACGTGTTACCTCCTCAAATTACAACCCACTAATGGGATGGATGCATGGAGCtcaaatggttgcatttaatatGCAG GGATATGGAAAATCACTCTGGTTGATGCATGGTATGTTCAGATCCAATGGAGGGTGTGGTTATGTTAAAAAACCTGGTTTTCTGATGAATGTTGGCCCTCATATCGACATTTTTTACCCTAAAGCAACATTGCCAGTTAATAAAACTTTGAAG GTTAGAGTCTACCTGGGGAATGGATGGTGTTTGGATTTCAGTCAAACACATTTCAGTGCAAGCTCCCCTCCAGACATTTATACAAGG GTAGGCATAGCAGGAGTTCCAGCAGATTCCAAGATGGAGAAAACCAAGGCAATAGAGGATAACTGGAATCCTGCTTGGGAAGAAGAATTTACTTTTCCACTAACAGTTCCAGAACTGGCTTTGCTTCGAATTGAAGTACATTGGTCAATGAAATTTAGAGATGACTTTGGTGGACAGACATGTTTGCCTGTTTCAGAGTTGAGGCCAGGGATCCGTGCAGTCCCACTATTTGACCGCAAGGGTGAGAAGTTCAAGTCTGTAAAGCTTCTTATGAG AGACTTCGAAGGGCTTACTCATGGCATAGTCTGGAGACTCTAG